A genomic window from Nicotiana sylvestris chromosome 11, ASM39365v2, whole genome shotgun sequence includes:
- the LOC104231092 gene encoding ankyrin repeat-containing protein At5g02620-like: MEAPTAQPTTPRKKMTKQLTGKRDDSALHSAARAGNIVAIRETIKNTGEEELAELLIKQNSAGETPLYVAAEYGYYEVVREMIMYYDLVTAGIKARNGFDALHIAAKQGDLDMVKVLLEAHPELAMTVDVANTTALHTAANQGHIEVVNYFLAEQSSLATIAKSNGKTALHSSARNGHLQVLKALLSKEPGIATRMDNKGQTALHMAVKGQNLEVVEELIKTDPSLINMVDNKGNTPLHIAARKGRSEIVKLLLGQNETDKKVINRSHETALDTAEKMSQAETVAILQEHGVESARVLKPQKINPARELKQTVSDIKHEVHDQLKHTRQTRKRIQGIAKRLHKMHREGLNNAINSTTVVAVLIATVAFAGIFQVPGQYYMDPDNLPPGHIIGEANISNHPGFLVFFIFDSIALFISLSVVVVQTTVVVIESKAKKKLMSIINKLMWVACVLVSVAYLALSFVVVGTRYRLMAIIVSILGAVIMISTIGVMLFWVISHRIESSNKKSMRKNSMASKSLDLSDSVLSDDNDEYKKIYAI, translated from the exons GACGAAACAATTAACGGGGAAACGTGATGATTCTGCCTTGCATTCGGCAGCTAGAGCTGGAAATATTGTTGCAATAAGAGAGACTATAAAGAACACGGGCGAGGAAGAATTAGCGGAGTTGTTGATAAAGCAAAATTCAGCAGGAGAGACCCCCTTGTATGTTGCAGCTGAATATGGTTATTATGAGGTGGTTAGGGAGATGATCATGTATTATGATCTTGTCACAGCTGGCATCAAAGCGAGGAACGGGTTTGATGCATTGCATATTGCTGCCAAACAAGGAGATTTAG ATATGGTGAAGGTATTACTGGAAGCACATCCAGAGCTAGCGATGACAGTTGATGTCGCAAATACAACAGCTTTGCATACTGCAGCGAACCAAGGGCATATAGAGGTGGTGAATTATTTCTTGGCGGAACAGAGTAGTTTGGCCACTATAGCTAAAAGTAACGGGAAAACAGCACTGCATTCTTCTGCAAGGAATGGACATTTGCAGGTTTTGAAGGCTCTTTTGAGTAAGGAGCCAGGGATTGCAACACGGATGGATAATAAAGGACAGACTGCACTTCACATGGCTGTCAAAGGACAAAACCTTGAGGTTGTGGAGGAGCTCATTAAAACTGATCCTTCATTAATTAACATGGTTGACAATAAGGGCAATACGCCATTGCATATTGCAGCTCGGAAAGGGAGGTCTGAG ATTGTTAAATTGCTACTTGGGCAGAATGAAACAGACAAAAAAGTGATCAATAGGTCCCACGAGACAGCTCTCGACACTGCTGAGAAAATGTCACAGGCTGAGACTGTAGCCATCCTACAGGAACATGGCGTTGAAAGTGCACGAGTTCTCAAACCACAGAAAATAAATCCAGCAAGAGAGTTGAAGCAAACCGTTAGTGACATCAAACACGAGGTGCACGATCAGTTAAAACACACGCGACAGACAAGAAAACGCATACAAGGCATTGCCAAACGCCTCCACAAAATGCATCGAGAAGGCCTAAACAACGCGATCAACTCAACAACTGTCGTTGCTGTACTAATCGCCACAGTTGCCTTTGCAGGAATATTTCAAGTGCCGGGGCAATACTATATGGATCCAGATAACCTCCCACCTGGTCATATAATTGGAGAAGCAAACATATCGAACCACCCTGGATTTCTCGTTTTCTTTATCTTCGACTCTATCGCGTTATTCATCTCGCTTTCAGTTGTGGTTGTTCAGACAACAGTTGTGGTCATTGAAAGCAAAGCAAAGAAGAAGTTGATGTCAATTATAAACAAGCTAATGTGGGTGGCTTGTGTGCTTGTTTCAGTGGCATATTTGGCACTGTCATTTGTTGTTGTTGGCACACGTTATAGGCTGATGGCAATTATTGTGTCAATTCTTGGAGCAGTTATAATGATTTCAACAATTGGAGTAATGTTATTTTGGGTTATAAGCCATAGGATTGAGTCATCAAACAAGAAGAGCATGAGAAAGAACTCTATGGCTAGCAAGTCATTGGATTTATCAGATTCAGTCCTCTCTGATGACAATGATGAATACAAGAAAATATATGCTATATAG